The following are encoded in a window of Esox lucius isolate fEsoLuc1 chromosome 14, fEsoLuc1.pri, whole genome shotgun sequence genomic DNA:
- the LOC114840825 gene encoding 4-galactosyl-N-acetylglucosaminide 3-alpha-L-fucosyltransferase 9-like: MRRLGTNSLIPLHIDDSRSNSYLSRQFLKDMASASSHDLLRPLVLGSFIVMCVLGTFWMYYTPTANRSYPCPGVLREGNQTQPAPNQTPKIHDQHDRFQTEDGVKESDIIVLIWMWPFGFTFDLNSCASFNIKGCLLTANRSLYNKANVVMFHHRDIASDLSDMPKEPRPWFQKWVWYNMESPTYTQRIPGLDHLFNVTASYRLSSDVYVPYGSLVEVSSDDKSFELPKKDKLVCWVVSHWNPNHKRVPIFNELNKHVKIDAFGRHFGKYIEDKAQIVSSCKFYLAFENSIHQDYITEKLYETLRSGSVPVVLGPPRQNYEAVVPKDSFIHVDDFPSLKELADWLILLDKNETQYLKYFSWRKNYKVHLMDFGKEHACRACGYLHQNKGYRIVQNLNTWFWG, translated from the exons ATGAGAAGGCTAGGAACTAATTCACTCATTCCCTTGCACATTGATGACAGTAGAAGTAACTCCTACTTGTCCAGGCAGTTTTTAAAG GATATGGCCTCTGCATCTTCACATGACCTTCTACGACCTTTAGTTCTTGGCAGCTTCATAGTAATGTGTGTCCTAGGCACATTTTGGATGTACTACACACCGACAGCCAACAGATCCTACCCATGCCCTGGTGTACTAAGGGAAGGGAACCAGACACAGCCAGCTCCCAACCAAACACCCAAGATACATGACCAGCATGACAGATTTCAGACGGAGGATGGAGTCAAAGAATCAGATATTATTGTCTTGATCTGGATGTGGCCGTTTGGTTTTACATTTGATCTGAACTCTTGTGCTTCCTTCAACATCAAAGGTTGTCTACTAACAGCAAACAGAAGTCTTTACAACAAGGCGAATGTTGTGATGTTCCATCACAGGGACATCGCCAGTGACCTGAGTGATATGCCAAAAGAGCCACGACCATGGTTCCAAAAATGGGTTTGGTACAATATGGAGTcaccaacatacacacaaaggatCCCAGGTCTTGACCACTTGTTCAATGTAACTGCAAGTTATCGACTGAGTTCTGATGTTTATGTGCCTTATGGGTCACTTGTTGAAGTGAGCAGTGATGATAAAAGCTTTGAACTGCCAAAGAAAGACAAATTGGTCTGTTGGGTTGTAAGCCACTGGAATCCAAACCACAAGAGAGTCCCGATCTTCAACGAGCTAAATAAACATGTCAAGATAGATGCATTTGGGCGACACTTTGGAAAATACATAGAGGACAAGGCACAGATTGTGTCCAGCTGTAAATTCTACCTGGCATTTGAAAACTCTATCCACCAAGACTACATTACTGAGAAGCTGTATGAAACCTTGCGATCAGGATCTGTGCCGGTTGTTCTCGGTCCACCCAGGCAAAACTATGAAGCTGTTGTCCCAAAGGACTCTTTCATTCATGTGGATGACTTTCCTTCACTGAAGGAACTGGCAGATTGGCTTATTTTGCTTGACAAGAATGAAACCCAATACTTAAAGTACTTTAGCTGGCGAAAAAATTATAAAGTACATTTAATGGACTTTGGAAAAGAACATGCTTGTCGAGCGTGTGGCTATCTTCATCAGAATAAAGGATACAGAATTGTTCAGAATCTTAATACATGGTTTTGGGGCTAA